TACGCTTGGCAACGTAGTTCTCATAGTAGCGCCTGTTCATCTGCCGTGTCTCGAGCGTGGCCAGTCCCTGCGGCCAGTTACGCTCGTGGGCGTTCTCGATCAGGTCGTTCACAATTGAGAGAGGGCAGCCGCTGTCGATGAGAGAGCGCTTGATGACTGCCTGGAGCACAGCATCAGGAGTGGAGATCATGCCGCCCCAGCGTGTCACTCTGGCGGGCTGCATGGAGTTCACCCACCTGGAgacaagataaaatgaaaacCACAGGAAAATTATGGACTGAGCTGCAGCTCCCTGACGGAgttgatattaaaacacaagCTGCAGAAAAGATGAAATGTCACTTACTCCAAGATCTCATTGTACTCGATGCTCTCCTCCAGGTTTTGCAGGTTTGGGTTAGCACTGCGGATTGCTCTCATGTAGGCTTTTAGCAGCTGAATGTCCCGTTTCTAGAAATTAAAGGCACCATGTCAGATGACTCATTTCACAAAACCTCATTTCACAAAACCTCCTAAAGCAAAAAAGGAATTTATAACACTTTGAAAGGATGAAGCGTTGTACCAGTTTCTTTAGATCCAGTATTCTGCCCTCAGCTTACTCTTATAGGACACTTGACAAAAACTGATCACCAATCGTTTCAGTTTTAACCAATTCCAAGATAGTTATTAAGAATATATATTGTAACAGGGTCGGGTGATATGACAGTATATACTGTGCAACAGCAGAAATGTGTCCATCTGTGGAGGTCTGGCAATACTGTTTCTACCGCAGGAGTTATTCTGGGCAGGCTATGTAGCACGTGATCTTGTGATTCTCGCATGATCTCTGAATCCAACTGCCTCGCAAGTTAAAGTGATTTGGCTGGGCATGAAAAAGGAGTGAGGTTTAGGGAAGCAAATAAGGCATATAAGCGTTTGAATTTTGACAGCCACTGAAAACTTAATACTGAAATTTAAACACCACTGAATCCATAgcattgatttttgttttacgTTGAAAACCATGTATTCAAATCTGAAAAATGTATTCTTAATTCACCTCTCAGTAAATACAATATGAAAATTCTTGATTTGCAATTTCAAAATCTAAACttgaatatatttttcagtgttcacaaattcagatccaaaatttaaaaagaaaaatgattcaGGTTGCTCAATGTCAATGATTCAGTTCAGATCTAAACATTCAAGTTGAAATTTTTCAAATAGCAAAATCCAGTCTTCCCCACATGTCCTGTCCTCGGTAGCCCAGATGTTACTATTCGAATATTTTCAACTTGGATTTTGAAATGTGAATTTTTGGATGTGAATTCAAATTCAGCTTTTGAAACTGCAAATCAAGAAATTTCATATTTTActtctcaaaataaaatatttcaatgctaTGAAGTCAGTGGTGTTTAAACCTCAATATTAAGTATTGAGTGGCTGTTAAAATTATAATTATGTTTCCTATTTGCTTCTCAGGGACTCATGGACATTAAAGCTTTAATTTTTAAGAATTtcgttttttctgttttgagtCTTTTGCTTTTTCATCGCATTGTCTCCGTGTGAggtagttgttttgtttggaagaaagctccaaataaaacaagaaaatcaaAAGTGATGAAGTACTTTATGGTTATACTAAATCATTTCTTAATTGAATTTACAGAACAATTACTGTCTTGTGATATAGACTTAAATATAATGCAATAGAATAGAGGATAGAGGATAGAAAAGAGAATAGAGGTCATACCGCCCACCCCTATACTGTAATACCAGTGCCTACTGTACTGGATTAAGCTTTAACTGTATACTGTATCCAAATGACAACACACACCTCACTAGACCTTAAATACTTAATTACATTCCCCCAGTGCTAATAATAGAGACCTTCACTGTACCAAATACAAACACGgcacacacaaattaaacataTACAGAAACATGCTTGCACACCACCCTGTACCACAAAGACATGTCACACTCCAATTATTTACTGCACCCAGTCAGATAAACATGCTTCAAAATGATAATCATCATCTGTacccaaatgttttcagaccTTTATAAGCCTCCATTCCAGAAAACATTTAAGTAACCGAACTGGAGGGAACCATAGTAACAACTCAGTAGAAGACCCTGTGAATTTTAAGTGGttgttatggaaaatgaatacGCTCCTGGCTATTTCAAAACTTGTTCCACAGACAACAGCATTTCTCAGGATGAGgctcaaaacatattttttttgttaacgcATCAATGAGCAAGCAAATGCTCTTACTTGTTCCCCCAACTGGTGTTTATGCTCTGCCACAGTTTTCTCCAGCTCTGAAATCTTTGTCTGTTGCTGCTGGACGACGCTCCGCAAGTGTTTGATGCAGTTATGGTTGGGCACCTCATCTTTGGGCATCTCAAGCCTGCAAAAGAGGGGGAGATAGAATATGGGGGGAGAATATAGAGGATTTAATACCATACCATACAGACGACATTTTTGCAAAtcatatatttataataaattacagcaaaacgCTTTAGTGGTGATTATTATTGATTTCTGAGTGAGCAACAGTTGTGTTCTGACTTGCTACAACTGCTGAGACTTATGATGCTAGAAATTTAGGCACCGGTTCAAAGGGGTTATGAGAAAATCATAATCGATGCAACCACAATGCAGCGCACATTTCTGCCGAATGAAAGCCACTCACCCACATCCCTCCTCACAGTTGACAGGCCTTTTGGGGTTGTGCTCACAGTCCTTGAGGTGTGACTGCAGCTGGTCGAGCCGCAGTGTGGCCGTACACCCAAAACCCGCATTGTCACAGCTGATCTGAAGTTTGGACAGCATGTTGCGCATGATGCGGGGAACAGGCCGGAGGTGAGCTAGCGTCACTACCGTGCGGTCAACAGGACATATCTGCTGCTGGGCGAACCACTGTGTTATACAGGCATTGCAGAAGGCATGCTCACAGTGTGGAGCCTGAAATGAAAAGGAGAACACAGAGCCccagaatataaaaataaatttgaaaaatgttgatacaaTTTAGGGTGGGTAATCTTTCAAACAGGAACTTGCCTGCACTGGTTCTTCGAGCACTCCACTGCATATAGGGCACAGCAGGTCTTCATCCACCTCCCCTTGGAACCTCGTAACGTCGTACCCCATGGTACATTACTGGGATCCACAACCTCCTGAGCAACACACAACCACGCAAATTAGATTTTCACACAACTTAACTGCATCGGTACGTGACTTGAGATATtccacaaataaatacaaacactttGAGCCTACCTCACTCACAAAAGGCCTCAAATGCTCCCATCCAGCTCTTGATGTAAAGCTGATACGTCACATTTGGCAGAAATAATCTGTCTGGCAAAAGAGACAGCGACACTCCCTGCAAAAATAATGGTATTCACACTGATTATTTAGTTTGCTGGATAGCTGATGGTTAGAGCTGAGTTATGATATATATTCTAAAACCACATGataaataatgatgataaataGATGCAGTTTATCCACAGACGTGTATCAGTGGCCAGGGGAGATGAGTGATTTTCAAGCTTTCTCATTATGATCAGAAGCATACTATACTCTTTAATTGGATGACTATATAAAGTAAATACGAGTGAGACGCTGCTTTCTTAAAAACACAGTGttattaatcaataaataaaagctgttATGGTAGAATGACTCGATACATTCGAGCACACAGACATATTTAAACACATCCTGTGCCCAAAAGCGATGTCCTTGATTCGCAACGTAGTGTGGTTTTCTAACGTCATCCTAAACATGTGAAACTGCACCAGCTGAGCTCCAACATCCGAGGAGAGCATCCTGTTGTCCCAGGTGACTGGTGGGTGACCTAATTTCAGTGAAAGCAGCACACACCGGTCTGGAGGCGATTTAACGTTACAGATCCTTTTTCCTCCCATCGCACTCAGCATGCCTTACAAACAGGCTAACCCTccgtgctaacgttagctacgtGTATAACGTTATTTCGCTGTTACGCGTTACACTAAAACGCAATACCTTTAGGTTTATAATGAACTAAACTGGTGTCATTTTGAATAAATACCCCAGTGCTTGAGTTCAGATGTCAGTACAGCTTGGTCGTCATGAATTAAATGTGGCTAACGGTTGCTAACTAGGTAGCGCTCGTAGCAACTACGGGTACCGTTGGTTTCCTCTAGATGTTAGCCGTCGAGCTAACCAGACAGACCTCAGTCTGGGCAAAGTACATCGACAAATGGCTAATTACAATCAGCCACATTGGAAGAAAACATCATTATACACTGATATACTTACTTTAACATGTAGAAAACCAGACCTTAATCACGATGTTAATATATTTTCAGACGTCCTACTGTAACTAGTAGCTCGCTAGCCACGTCCTGTGCTACATCCTACACCTCTGTGTCGTCGTTACGCAGGCAGGCGGTAACGTCATGACGTAAAATGGGAGCGTTTGATTGGTCAGTGtactctatctatctatctatctatctatctatctatctatctatctatctatctatctatgtttTACTCTCAGAATTTactgagatatttaaaaaaataaataaaataaagcatttaattaataaattaacaattaattatacaataaaaataggcattaataagtgtgttttaaaattaatttagttatctataaataaatagaataaaatacaaagtaaatCATTAATTGATGTTGTATTGggcaataaaaaaatgaactataaaaaacaatttacaaatgaaatatgaatgaatcaataagtagtttaaattttaaaaaaaggatttaGTCTAATGCCTGATTATAATCTTTATTCTCagttatttctctttttaaacTGCATTTTCAACTAGATTTTTAAATtccattattcatttttttggaATTTACTTTTATCATAATTCCTTTTTTATTGcccattaaaatataaaataatgaattattttgtaatttagtCAATTTATTCATAGATACATTGATTTATAAACAAATCTAATAATTCCTATCTTTATTGTGCAATtagtttttaattaattcaatGCTTTATCACTTTTTCCTTGACACTTGTGGTCCTCTATAAATACACAGATTACTTAAAACTAACAGAAATGACCAGTGAAATATCAGTTTTTTGTGCTTATAACATAAAAAAGATATTAGATGTAAAAGATGAGTTGATTTCTAAATGATAAATCATGTTACACTACTGACATAAGGAATACTAGCATGACTCCATGATGACATGTGGGTATGTAATTGGACTGttaaattaatttacatttttatatatttctaaTTTGTGAAAGTGTGTattttcttcattcattcaataATTTGCAACACATGGGTTATGAGCTGTCTCTTTCTCAGCCATGCACTGTTGCAATTTCCTCTGTGTGGCAGATGGTAAACAGGAAGGAAATGAACAGAAGCCAGCATGGAGAGAGTTAGTGCTCTGCATGTGAGGATGAGGCTCAACAGAGGGTGCAGCACACTGAAAGAAACAGTCCTCACATATAACCAGTGTGAGTGCATGTTCCAACACCAATGTCGTTACAATGCATGTGGCtggtaaaattaaaaaatccaGTCCCAGGCAGCGGTAGTGTGAGTACAGTTGgtacatttctgtctttttgatgatgttttctGTTGCCTCAGTTTGGTAATCAGTTAATGTTTTGTAATCCTGTATGGGCCTCACGACTGTTTGGAGTATGGCACTTTATTAAAAGCATTCATTGTACGACATAATTATTTTCAGGTGTATACGAGTATGGTTCAGAATTCTATTTTCTGAAACGCACCCTACAGCACCACTAAATGAGGTGTAACAGTGCTGCAACAAACACTTCACTTTGGTAAATCCAATCAAGCTCTTTTCTTTGCTTCATCATCTTTATCAGTTCCTTATTTCAGTCAAGAAATAAAGATTAGATTCAAACTTTTCTTCAGCAGTAAATTCAGCAGAATAGCTTATTCGGGACTGAACATGTGAGACCTACGTGACAGGAAACACTAATTC
This genomic stretch from Epinephelus moara isolate mb chromosome 16, YSFRI_EMoa_1.0, whole genome shotgun sequence harbors:
- the rnf41 gene encoding E3 ubiquitin-protein ligase NRDP1, translated to MGYDVTRFQGEVDEDLLCPICSGVLEEPVQAPHCEHAFCNACITQWFAQQQICPVDRTVVTLAHLRPVPRIMRNMLSKLQISCDNAGFGCTATLRLDQLQSHLKDCEHNPKRPVNCEEGCGLEMPKDEVPNHNCIKHLRSVVQQQQTKISELEKTVAEHKHQLGEQKRDIQLLKAYMRAIRSANPNLQNLEESIEYNEILEWVNSMQPARVTRWGGMISTPDAVLQAVIKRSLIDSGCPLSIVNDLIENAHERNWPQGLATLETRQMNRRYYENYVAKRIPGKQAVVVMACENQHMGEDMILEPGLVMIFAHGVEEIL